From the genome of Anopheles merus strain MAF chromosome X, AmerM5.1, whole genome shotgun sequence, one region includes:
- the LOC121591634 gene encoding uncharacterized protein LOC121591634 has product MSGENYRSATKSHDPGWNDPPPIPTSHKPRAGGAKADKKQEENAAPAAEDSLPERAEMIGQVRTVFDGYVQQLEESRRANVQKRIDLLYDQWAKGTLPEQLEALIYRLSAALLDEDDVRANVLHRTIVCDHGGKCAQWTPVLRQLIFVLQLRNEQTKPVVADQIVQPL; this is encoded by the exons ATGAGTGGCGAAAACTATCGTAGTGCAACGAAAT CGCACGATCCGGGCTGGAACGATCCGCCCCCGATACCGACGAGCCACAAGCCGAGGGCTGGCGGAGCCAAAGCCGACAAGAAGCAGGAGGAGAATGCCGCCCCCGCCGCCGAGGACAGCTTGCCGGAGCGGGCGGAGATGATCGGCCAGGTACGGACCGTGTTCGATGGGTACGTGCAGCAGCTGGAGGAGTCACGCCGGGCGAATGTGCAAAAGCGTATCGATCTGCTGTACGACCAGTGGGCGAAGGGTACGCTGCCGGAACAGCTGGAGGCCCTGATCTACCGCCTGTCCGCTG CCCTGCTCGATGAGGACGACGTGCGTGCGAACGTGCTGCACCGCACGATCGTGTGTGATCACGGCGGCAAGTGCGCCCAGTGGACGCCGGTGCTGCGGCAGCTGATCTTTGTCCTGCAGCTGCGCAACGAGCAGACGAAACCCGTCGTCGCCGACCAGATCGTGCAGCCGCTGTAG